The Rattus rattus isolate New Zealand chromosome 1, Rrattus_CSIRO_v1, whole genome shotgun sequence genome includes a region encoding these proteins:
- the Copz1 gene encoding coatomer subunit zeta-1 isoform X2 codes for MEALILEPSLYTVKAILILDNDGDRLFAKYYDDTYPSVKEQKAFEKNIFNKTHRTDSEIALLEGLTVVYKSSIDLYFYVIGSSYENELMLMAVLNCLFDSLSQMLRKNVEKRALLENMEGLFLAVDEIVDGGVILESDPQQVVHRVALRGEDVPLTEQTVSQVLQSAKEQIKWSLLR; via the exons GAGCCCTCCCTGTACACTGTCAAAGCCATCCTGATTCTGGACAATGACGGAGACCGACTCTTCGCCAAG TACTATGACGACACCTACCCCAGTGTCAAGGAGCAAAAGGCCTTTGAGAAGAACATTTTCAACAAGACCCATCGGACGGATA GTGAAATCGCCCTGTTGGAAGGGCTGACGGTGGTCTATAAAAGCAGCATTGATCTCTATTTCTATGTGATCGGCAGCTCCTATGAAAACGAG CTGATGCTCATGGCTGTTCTGAACTGCCTCTTCGACTCCCTGAGCCAGATGCTGAG AAAAAACGTAGAAAAGCGAGCTTTGCTGGAGAACATGGAGGGGCTCTTCTTGGCTGTGGATGAAATTGTAGATGGAGG GGTGATCCTAGAGAGCGACCCCCAGCAAGTGGTGCACCGGGTAGCTTTGAGG GGTGAAGACGTCCCCCTTACAGAGCAGACCGTGTCTCAG GTGCTGCAGTCAGCCAAAGAGCAGATCAAATGGTCCCTCCTTCGGTGA
- the Copz1 gene encoding coatomer subunit zeta-1 isoform X1 has translation MEALILEPSLYTVKAILILDNDGDRLFAKYYDDTYPSVKEQKAFEKNIFNKTHRTDSEIALLEGLTVVYKSSIDLYFYVIGSSYENELMLMAVLNCLFDSLSQMLRKNVEKRALLENMEGLFLAVDEIVDGGVILESDPQQVVHRVALRGEDVPLTEQTVSQVYLFSLHPPSGFEFGGNSPN, from the exons GAGCCCTCCCTGTACACTGTCAAAGCCATCCTGATTCTGGACAATGACGGAGACCGACTCTTCGCCAAG TACTATGACGACACCTACCCCAGTGTCAAGGAGCAAAAGGCCTTTGAGAAGAACATTTTCAACAAGACCCATCGGACGGATA GTGAAATCGCCCTGTTGGAAGGGCTGACGGTGGTCTATAAAAGCAGCATTGATCTCTATTTCTATGTGATCGGCAGCTCCTATGAAAACGAG CTGATGCTCATGGCTGTTCTGAACTGCCTCTTCGACTCCCTGAGCCAGATGCTGAG AAAAAACGTAGAAAAGCGAGCTTTGCTGGAGAACATGGAGGGGCTCTTCTTGGCTGTGGATGAAATTGTAGATGGAGG GGTGATCCTAGAGAGCGACCCCCAGCAAGTGGTGCACCGGGTAGCTTTGAGG GGTGAAGACGTCCCCCTTACAGAGCAGACCGTGTCTCAG gtatatctcttctctcttcatcCCCCCAGTGGATTTGAATTCGGGGGGAATTCCCCAAACTGA